The proteins below are encoded in one region of Parabacteroides sp. FAFU027:
- the rplA gene encoding 50S ribosomal protein L1 translates to MSKLTKNQKLALSKIEAGKTYTLKEASELVKEITTTKFDASVDVDVRLGVDPRKANQMVRGVVSLPHGTGKQIRVLALCTPDQEAAAKEAGADYVGLDEYIEKIKGGWTDIDVIITQPAIMGKIGALGRVLGPRGLMPNPKSGTVTNEIGKAVSEVKQGKIDFKVDKTGIVHTSIGKVSFSADKIQDNAKEFINTLVKLKPSAAKGTYIKSIFLSSTMSPGIKIDPKSVDEH, encoded by the coding sequence ATGAGTAAACTGACAAAAAATCAGAAATTAGCTTTAAGCAAAATTGAAGCAGGGAAGACTTATACTTTAAAAGAAGCATCTGAACTGGTTAAAGAAATTACTACTACCAAATTTGACGCTTCTGTAGACGTAGATGTACGTCTAGGTGTTGACCCACGTAAAGCTAATCAAATGGTTCGTGGTGTAGTTTCACTACCTCACGGAACAGGTAAGCAAATCAGGGTTCTTGCATTGTGTACTCCTGACCAGGAAGCAGCTGCAAAAGAAGCAGGTGCTGACTATGTTGGACTTGACGAATATATTGAAAAAATCAAAGGTGGTTGGACTGATATCGACGTTATCATTACACAACCTGCTATTATGGGTAAAATCGGTGCCCTTGGACGCGTATTAGGTCCTCGCGGTTTGATGCCTAACCCCAAAAGCGGTACTGTAACTAACGAAATTGGTAAAGCCGTATCTGAAGTAAAACAAGGTAAAATTGACTTTAAAGTTGATAAAACCGGTATCGTTCACACTTCAATCGGTAAAGTATCTTTCAGCGCTGATAAAATCCAGGATAACGCCAAAGAATTTATCAATACATTGGTTAAGCTTAAACCAAGTGCTGCAAAAGGAACCTATATCAAGAGTATCTTTCTTTCAAGTACAATGAGCCCGGGTATTAAAATCGACCCTAAATCAGTAGATGAACATTAA
- a CDS encoding class I SAM-dependent methyltransferase, with the protein MNISSVKSCPICDNSSFSDFLTCTDHYATQEVFKLQKCSKCGFVFTQDFPSEAFIGSYYETPDYISHTNTKKGIVNFLYHYARSFMLNRKCKMIESISEVKPGKILDYGTGTGFFLNAIKSKGWEITGIEKSPSARAFAQKEFGLEILAPSALQSVQSESCDIITLWHVLEHIEDLQGIIGEFKRILKPNGRLILALPNSGSYDALHYKEYWAAYDVPRHLWHFTPRTLFTFAQNNGLTLLDKKGMPLDGFYISMISEKYKKNKLAFVSGLWVGIKGLFASMKDVSLNSSLIYILKK; encoded by the coding sequence ATGAATATTAGTAGCGTTAAGTCTTGTCCCATTTGTGATAACTCCTCTTTTTCTGATTTTCTTACCTGTACAGACCATTACGCGACACAAGAAGTTTTTAAACTTCAGAAATGCTCTAAATGTGGATTTGTTTTCACCCAGGACTTTCCTTCTGAGGCCTTTATCGGCAGCTATTACGAAACACCGGATTATATTTCCCATACCAATACCAAAAAAGGGATTGTGAATTTCCTCTATCATTATGCACGGAGCTTTATGCTTAACCGTAAATGCAAAATGATTGAGTCAATATCGGAAGTAAAACCCGGAAAGATTCTTGATTACGGGACTGGTACCGGTTTCTTCCTGAATGCTATCAAAAGTAAAGGATGGGAAATCACGGGTATTGAAAAGAGTCCGTCTGCCAGAGCTTTTGCCCAAAAAGAGTTCGGACTTGAAATTCTTGCCCCATCTGCGTTACAATCGGTTCAATCAGAAAGTTGTGACATTATTACGCTTTGGCACGTGCTGGAGCATATCGAAGACCTGCAGGGAATCATCGGAGAGTTTAAACGGATACTTAAACCGAATGGTCGGTTAATCCTGGCTCTTCCTAACTCGGGGTCCTATGATGCATTGCACTATAAGGAATATTGGGCCGCTTATGACGTTCCCCGACATTTATGGCACTTTACGCCCCGTACCCTTTTTACTTTTGCCCAAAATAATGGCCTGACTTTGCTAGACAAAAAAGGTATGCCTCTCGACGGCTTTTACATTTCGATGATTAGTGAAAAGTACAAAAAGAACAAGCTTGCTTTTGTTAGTGGGTTGTGGGTTGGTATTAAAGGGCTTTTTGCATCAATGAAAGATGTTTCGCTCAATAGTTCCCTTATTTACATTCTCAAAAAATAG
- the rpoC gene encoding DNA-directed RNA polymerase subunit beta', whose product MAFRKENKVKSNFSKISIGLASPEEILEGSSGEVLKPETINYRTYKPERDGLFCERIFGPVKDYECHCGKYKRIRYKGIVCDRCGVEVTEKKVRRERMGHIQLVVPVAHIWYFRSLPNKIGYLLGIPTKKLDAIVYYERYVVIQAGIKAEDGIENQQLLSEEEYLDILDTLPRENQLLDDTDPNKFIAKMGADALYEMLTRLDLDTLSYDLRHRASTDGSQQRKAEALKRLQVVESFRASKGRNRPEWMVMRIIPVIPPELRPLVPLDGGRFATSDLNDLYRRVIIRNNRLKRLIEIKAPEVILRNEKRMLQEAVDSLLDNSRKSSAVKTDANRPLKSLSDSLKGKQGRFRQNLLGKRVDYSARSVIVVGPELKMHECGLPKTMAAELFKPFVIRKLIERGIVKTVKSAKKIVDRKDPVVWDILEHVMKGHPVLLNRAPTLHRLGIQAFQPKMIEGKAIQLHPLSCTAFNADFDGDQMAVHLPLSNEAVLEAQMLMLASHNILNPANGAPITVPSQDMVLGLYYISKLRPGAKGSGLKFYGPEEAIIAYNEGKVTLQAPIQVIVDDLDENGNVVKMMRETSVGRVMVNEFTPKEVGFINEILSKKSLRDIIGNVIKICGVARTAQFLDDIKDLGYKMAFRGGLSFNLADVIIPEEKDKLVQEGYDEVQQIMDNYNMGFITNNERYNQIIDTWTHVNSKLSNILMKQLASDNQGFNSVYMMLDSGARGSKEQIRQLSGMRGLMAKPQKSGAEGGQIIENPILSNFKEGLSVLEYFISTHGARKGLADTALKTADAGYLTRRLVDVSQDVIIHEEDCGTLRGLTCMELKNNEEVIASLYERILGRVSVHDIQHPLTGEIIVESGEEITEDAAKKIQDSPIERVEIRSVLTCESRKGVCAKCYGRNLATNKMVQKGEAVGVIAAQSIGEPGTQLTLRTFHVGGIASNIAAVSSATSRYDGILEIEELRTVDAADENGKEIQVVVGRLAEMRIIDPNTKIILTTQNIPYGSKLYFNNGDNVKKGDVICEWDPFNAVIVSEVSGRIELENVIENVTYKVESDEQTGLREKIIIESKEKTKVPAANILDENGEIIRTYNLPVGAHLMKDENDVIKSGEVFVKIPRAVGKAGDITGGLPRVTELFEARNPSNPAVVSEIDGEVNFGKIKRGNREISVTSKTGELKKYMVPLSKQILVQENDYVRAGTPLSDGATTPSDILAIKGPTAVQEYIVNEVQDVYRLQGVKINDKHFEVIVRQMMRKVEIVDPGDTRFLEQQIVDKHDIMEENDRIWGKKVVVDSGDSQTLKPGQIVTPRKLRDENSMLKRRDLKPIEVREAVPATSNQILQGITRAALQTQSFMSAASFQETTKVLNEAAINGKIDRLEGLKENVICGHLIPAGTGQREFDKLIVGSKEEFEKVFAARKSVLDFE is encoded by the coding sequence ATGGCATTTAGAAAAGAGAATAAAGTAAAGAGTAATTTCAGCAAGATTTCGATCGGTCTGGCTTCTCCGGAAGAGATTCTGGAAGGTTCAAGCGGCGAAGTGCTGAAACCGGAAACCATTAACTACCGTACATACAAACCAGAACGTGACGGTTTGTTTTGCGAGCGTATCTTTGGTCCGGTTAAAGATTACGAATGCCACTGTGGTAAATACAAACGTATCCGTTACAAAGGCATCGTTTGTGACCGTTGCGGTGTGGAAGTTACAGAGAAAAAAGTTCGTCGCGAACGTATGGGACACATCCAGTTGGTTGTGCCTGTAGCACACATCTGGTACTTTCGTTCATTACCAAATAAAATCGGTTACCTGCTGGGTATTCCGACTAAAAAACTGGATGCCATTGTTTACTATGAGCGTTACGTTGTTATTCAGGCTGGTATCAAGGCTGAAGACGGCATCGAAAATCAGCAATTGCTTTCAGAAGAAGAATACCTCGATATTCTCGATACTCTTCCAAGAGAAAATCAACTCCTTGATGACACTGATCCTAACAAGTTCATTGCAAAAATGGGTGCAGATGCACTTTATGAAATGCTGACTCGTCTGGATTTGGATACTTTATCATACGATCTACGTCACCGCGCAAGCACTGACGGTTCTCAGCAACGTAAAGCTGAAGCGTTGAAACGTCTTCAGGTTGTTGAATCGTTCCGTGCGTCTAAAGGCCGTAACCGTCCTGAGTGGATGGTGATGAGAATTATCCCTGTAATACCACCAGAACTTCGTCCTCTTGTGCCTCTCGATGGTGGACGTTTCGCAACTTCTGACTTGAATGACCTTTATCGTCGTGTTATCATTCGTAACAACCGTCTGAAACGTCTGATCGAGATCAAAGCTCCGGAAGTAATCCTGCGTAACGAAAAACGTATGCTTCAGGAAGCGGTTGACTCATTGCTTGATAACTCACGTAAATCTAGTGCTGTTAAAACGGATGCAAACCGTCCTTTGAAATCTCTTTCAGACAGTTTGAAAGGAAAACAAGGTCGTTTCCGTCAAAACTTGTTGGGTAAACGTGTTGACTACTCTGCACGTTCGGTAATCGTTGTTGGTCCTGAGTTGAAAATGCATGAGTGCGGTTTGCCAAAAACTATGGCTGCCGAGCTGTTCAAACCATTCGTAATTCGTAAACTGATTGAACGCGGAATCGTAAAAACCGTAAAATCAGCGAAAAAAATAGTTGACCGAAAAGATCCTGTTGTTTGGGATATTTTGGAACACGTGATGAAAGGACACCCTGTCCTCCTTAACCGTGCCCCGACCCTTCACCGACTTGGTATCCAGGCGTTCCAGCCTAAAATGATTGAAGGAAAAGCTATCCAGCTTCACCCGCTTTCATGTACGGCGTTCAACGCGGACTTTGACGGTGACCAGATGGCGGTTCACTTGCCATTGAGCAATGAAGCTGTTCTGGAAGCTCAAATGTTGATGCTTGCTTCACACAACATCCTTAACCCTGCGAACGGTGCTCCTATTACCGTACCTTCTCAGGACATGGTTTTGGGTCTTTATTATATTTCAAAACTACGTCCTGGCGCAAAAGGATCTGGTTTGAAATTCTACGGACCAGAAGAAGCGATCATCGCATACAACGAGGGTAAAGTTACTCTTCAGGCTCCTATTCAGGTGATTGTTGACGACTTGGATGAGAATGGAAACGTTGTGAAAATGATGCGCGAAACATCAGTTGGCCGTGTCATGGTAAACGAGTTTACTCCGAAAGAAGTAGGATTCATCAACGAAATCCTTTCTAAGAAGTCTCTTCGTGATATCATCGGTAACGTGATCAAAATCTGTGGAGTTGCCCGTACGGCTCAATTCCTTGATGATATCAAAGACTTAGGTTACAAAATGGCGTTCCGTGGCGGACTTTCGTTCAACTTGGCAGACGTTATTATTCCTGAGGAAAAAGATAAACTCGTACAGGAAGGTTATGATGAAGTTCAGCAGATTATGGACAACTATAACATGGGATTCATCACCAACAACGAGCGTTACAACCAGATTATTGATACCTGGACACACGTTAACTCGAAGTTGTCTAACATTCTGATGAAACAGCTTGCATCAGACAACCAGGGATTTAACTCTGTGTACATGATGCTTGACTCAGGTGCCCGTGGTTCTAAAGAACAGATTCGCCAGCTGTCCGGTATGCGTGGTCTTATGGCTAAACCGCAGAAATCAGGTGCAGAAGGTGGTCAGATTATCGAGAACCCGATCTTGTCAAACTTTAAAGAGGGGCTGTCGGTACTTGAGTACTTTATCTCAACCCACGGTGCTCGTAAAGGTCTTGCGGATACCGCGTTGAAAACTGCGGATGCAGGATACCTGACCCGTCGTCTGGTTGACGTTTCCCAAGACGTTATTATTCATGAAGAAGACTGTGGTACACTTCGTGGTTTGACTTGTATGGAGTTGAAAAACAACGAAGAGGTTATCGCTTCTCTATACGAAAGAATCCTCGGTCGTGTATCTGTACACGATATCCAACACCCGCTTACTGGTGAAATCATCGTTGAGTCAGGTGAGGAAATTACCGAAGATGCAGCTAAGAAAATTCAGGATTCTCCGATCGAACGCGTTGAAATCCGTTCGGTATTGACCTGTGAATCACGTAAAGGTGTTTGTGCGAAATGTTACGGTCGTAACCTTGCTACAAACAAAATGGTTCAGAAGGGGGAAGCCGTTGGGGTTATCGCTGCTCAGTCAATCGGTGAGCCGGGTACTCAGCTTACACTTCGTACGTTCCACGTAGGGGGTATCGCATCGAACATCGCTGCCGTTTCAAGTGCAACGTCACGTTACGACGGTATTCTCGAAATTGAGGAGCTCCGTACTGTAGATGCAGCTGATGAAAACGGTAAAGAAATCCAGGTTGTTGTAGGTCGTCTTGCTGAAATGCGTATCATCGACCCGAACACGAAGATTATCCTTACTACACAAAATATCCCTTACGGTTCGAAATTGTATTTCAACAATGGAGACAACGTTAAGAAAGGCGATGTAATCTGTGAATGGGACCCATTCAACGCCGTAATCGTTTCAGAGGTTTCAGGTCGCATTGAGCTTGAAAACGTAATCGAAAATGTTACTTACAAAGTAGAATCTGACGAACAAACCGGTCTGCGTGAGAAAATCATCATCGAGTCTAAGGAGAAAACAAAAGTTCCTGCGGCAAACATCCTTGATGAAAACGGTGAAATCATCCGTACTTACAACCTTCCGGTGGGGGCTCACTTGATGAAAGATGAAAACGACGTTATCAAGTCGGGTGAAGTATTTGTGAAAATTCCTCGTGCCGTTGGTAAAGCGGGTGACATCACCGGTGGTCTTCCACGTGTTACCGAGCTTTTCGAAGCACGTAACCCATCTAACCCTGCTGTTGTTTCGGAAATAGACGGTGAAGTTAACTTCGGTAAGATCAAACGCGGTAACCGTGAGATCTCCGTTACTTCTAAAACCGGTGAACTTAAGAAATACATGGTGCCCCTTTCAAAACAGATTCTGGTTCAGGAAAACGACTACGTTCGTGCCGGAACTCCACTGTCAGACGGAGCTACCACTCCATCGGATATCCTTGCAATTAAAGGTCCAACCGCCGTTCAGGAGTATATCGTAAACGAAGTTCAGGACGTATACCGTCTGCAAGGGGTAAAAATCAATGACAAACACTTTGAGGTTATCGTTCGTCAGATGATGCGCAAAGTAGAAATCGTCGATCCGGGTGATACCCGCTTCCTTGAGCAACAAATCGTTGATAAACACGATATCATGGAAGAAAACGACCGTATCTGGGGCAAAAAAGTGGTTGTCGATTCTGGCGATTCACAGACATTGAAACCAGGTCAGATCGTTACTCCACGTAAACTTCGTGACGAGAACAGTATGCTGAAGCGTCGTGATTTGAAACCGATTGAAGTGCGTGAAGCAGTTCCTGCTACTTCTAACCAGATCCTTCAGGGTATCACACGTGCAGCTCTGCAAACTCAAAGCTTCATGTCGGCTGCTTCCTTCCAGGAAACAACGAAAGTACTTAACGAAGCTGCGATCAACGGTAAAATTGACCGTCTGGAAGGTTTGAAAGAAAACGTTATTTGCGGACACCTGATCCCTGCCGGTACAGGTCAGCGTGAATTTGACAAATTGATTGTCGGTTCAAAAGAAGAATTTGAAAAAGTCTTCGCTGCCCGCAAATCTGTATTGGATTTCGAATAA
- the rplL gene encoding 50S ribosomal protein L7/L12 has protein sequence MADLKAFAEQLVNLTVKEVNELAEILKSEYGIEPAAAAVAVAAGPAAGPAAEEKSSFDVILKSAGANKLAVVKLVKELTGLGLKEAKDLVDGAPSKLKEGVAKDEADALKKQLEEGGAEVELA, from the coding sequence ATGGCAGATTTGAAAGCTTTTGCTGAACAACTAGTAAACTTGACTGTAAAAGAAGTTAACGAACTTGCTGAAATCCTGAAATCAGAATACGGAATCGAACCTGCTGCTGCAGCTGTTGCTGTTGCTGCTGGTCCTGCTGCTGGTCCTGCTGCTGAAGAAAAATCATCTTTCGATGTTATCTTGAAATCAGCTGGTGCTAACAAATTGGCAGTAGTTAAACTGGTTAAAGAACTGACTGGTCTTGGATTGAAAGAAGCTAAAGACTTAGTTGACGGAGCTCCTAGCAAATTGAAAGAAGGTGTAGCTAAAGATGAAGCTGATGCACTGAAAAAACAACTTGAAGAAGGCGGAGCTGAAGTTGAACTCGCATAA
- the rplJ gene encoding 50S ribosomal protein L10 encodes MRKEDKVTTVEQIAGTIKEYGCFYLTNTASLNADKTSQLRRECYRNDIKLLVVKNTLLKKALESLEGDYSPLFGSLKGSTAIMFSNVGNAPAKLIKDFKKGANDIPELKAAYVEESFYVGANQLDALINIKSKNELIGDVIGLLQSPAKNVISALQSGGNTIHGVLKTLAER; translated from the coding sequence ATGAGAAAGGAAGATAAAGTTACAACTGTAGAACAGATAGCAGGAACTATCAAAGAATACGGATGCTTCTACCTGACTAATACAGCATCATTGAATGCTGATAAAACTAGCCAGTTGAGAAGAGAGTGTTACAGAAACGATATTAAACTGCTTGTTGTAAAAAACACTTTGCTTAAAAAAGCGCTCGAAAGCCTTGAAGGAGACTATTCTCCTCTCTTCGGTTCTTTGAAAGGATCTACTGCGATCATGTTTTCTAACGTAGGAAATGCTCCTGCAAAACTGATCAAAGATTTCAAAAAAGGCGCTAATGATATTCCTGAGCTTAAAGCTGCATATGTTGAAGAAAGCTTCTATGTAGGGGCTAACCAATTGGATGCTCTTATTAATATCAAAAGCAAAAACGAGCTTATCGGAGATGTTATTGGATTGCTTCAATCACCAGCGAAGAACGTTATTTCGGCTCTTCAATCAGGTGGAAATACAATTCATGGCGTCCTGAAAACCCTCGCTGAAAGATAA
- the rpoB gene encoding DNA-directed RNA polymerase subunit beta, which yields MSSTNSKQRVNFASIKNPLPYPDFLEVQLKSFQDFLQLDTPLDKHKNEGLYKVFAENFPIADTRNNFVLEFLDYFIDPPRYTIDECIERGLTYSVPLKAKLKLYCTDPDHEDFDTVIQDVYLGPIPYMTEKGTFVINGAERVIVSQLHRSPGVFFGQSVHANGTKLYSARIIPFKGSWIEFATDINNVMYAYIDRKKKLPVTTLLRAIGFENDKDILEIFGLAEDVKTTKANLKKAVGRKLAARVLKTWVEDFVDEDTGEVVSIERNEVIIDRETVLEEDHIDEIVESGVENILLHKEELNSSDYAIIYNTLQKDPSNSEKEAVLYIYRQLRNAEPADDASAREVINGLFFSEKRYDLGEVGRYRINKKLTLDIDVDTKVLTREDIIAIIRHLIQLINSKTDVDDIDHLSNRRVRTVGEQLYNQFGVGLARMARTIRERMNVRDNEVFTPIDLINAKTISSVINSFFGTNALSQFMDQTNPLAEMTHKRRMSALGPGGLSRERAGFEVRDVHFTHYGRLCPIETPEGPNIGLISSLCVYAKINELGFIETPYRTVTEGKVDVSEEGIVYLTAEEEEGQIIAQGNAPLDDNGKFINNRVKARQEGDFPVVEPSEVQLMDVSPTQIASIAASLIPFLEHDDANRALMGSNMMRQAVPLLRAEAPIVGTGIEGQIIQDSRTQLMAERPGVIEFVDATCIRIKYDRSEEEEFLSFETSVKEYNIPKFRKTNQSTTIDLRPICKAGQRVTTGQILTEGYSTQNGELAIGKNLKVAFMPWKGYNFEDAIVLNERIVREDVFTSVHVDEYSLEVRETKRGMEELTSDIPNVSEEATKDLDERGIVRVGAMIKPGDIMIGKITPKGESDPSPEEKLLRAIFGDKAGDVKDASLKATPSLNGVVIGTNLFSRAVKKRKSRLSDKALLPKLDEEYEEKLNELKEVLVEKLLVLTNNKTSQGVKDYLGAEVITKGSKFTHKNLFDLDYFSIQVSKWTTDNTTNDQIKTVVMNYVRKFKEIDAELKRKKFDITIGDELPSGIIQLAKVYIAKKRKICVGDKMAGRHGNKGIVSKIVRQEDMPFLEDGTPVDIVLNPLGVPSRMNLGQIFETVLGWAGQKLGEKFATPIFDGAHLEDLNDWTDKAGVPRYGKTYLHDGGTGERFDQPATVGIIYMLKLGHMVEDKMHARSIGPYSLITQQPLGGKAQFGGQRFGEMEVWALEAFGAAHILQEILTIKSDDVIGRSKAYEAIVKGDQLPTPGIPESLNVLLHELKGLGLSVSLD from the coding sequence ATGTCTTCAACAAATAGCAAACAAAGGGTAAATTTCGCTTCTATTAAAAATCCGCTTCCTTATCCGGATTTTTTGGAAGTTCAATTGAAGTCATTTCAAGACTTTCTTCAGTTGGATACTCCCTTGGACAAACACAAAAACGAGGGGCTATATAAAGTATTTGCAGAAAACTTCCCGATTGCAGATACCCGAAACAATTTCGTACTCGAGTTCCTCGACTATTTTATTGATCCTCCCCGTTATACCATCGATGAATGTATAGAAAGAGGATTGACTTACAGCGTACCTTTGAAGGCTAAGCTGAAGTTGTACTGTACAGATCCCGACCACGAAGATTTTGACACCGTGATTCAGGATGTGTATCTGGGTCCTATTCCTTACATGACCGAAAAAGGTACGTTTGTTATCAATGGAGCAGAGCGCGTAATTGTATCTCAGTTACACCGTTCACCCGGCGTATTCTTTGGTCAAAGCGTACACGCTAACGGTACCAAGCTTTACTCAGCCCGTATTATTCCTTTTAAAGGTTCATGGATTGAGTTTGCAACTGACATCAACAATGTCATGTATGCATATATCGACCGTAAAAAGAAATTGCCTGTTACGACATTGTTAAGAGCTATCGGATTTGAAAACGACAAGGATATTCTTGAAATTTTCGGTCTGGCAGAAGATGTAAAAACAACCAAAGCTAACCTCAAAAAAGCAGTTGGTCGTAAACTTGCTGCCCGTGTTTTGAAAACCTGGGTAGAAGACTTTGTTGACGAAGATACCGGAGAGGTTGTTTCTATAGAGCGTAACGAGGTAATCATCGACCGTGAAACTGTACTCGAAGAAGATCACATCGATGAAATCGTTGAATCAGGTGTAGAAAACATTCTTCTTCACAAAGAAGAATTGAACTCTTCTGATTATGCTATTATCTACAATACATTACAGAAAGACCCTAGTAACTCTGAAAAAGAGGCTGTCCTCTATATTTACCGACAACTTCGTAATGCTGAGCCTGCTGATGATGCAAGTGCTCGTGAGGTAATCAATGGTCTGTTCTTCTCTGAAAAGAGATATGACCTAGGAGAAGTTGGTCGTTACCGTATCAATAAAAAATTGACTCTTGATATCGACGTTGATACTAAAGTATTGACCCGTGAAGATATTATAGCAATCATTCGTCACCTCATCCAGCTGATCAACTCAAAAACAGACGTGGATGATATTGACCACTTGAGTAACCGTCGTGTACGTACCGTAGGTGAGCAACTTTATAACCAATTTGGTGTAGGTCTTGCACGTATGGCTCGTACTATTCGTGAACGCATGAATGTTCGCGATAACGAGGTGTTTACTCCGATTGATTTGATTAACGCAAAAACTATTTCTTCGGTAATCAATTCATTCTTTGGTACCAATGCACTTTCCCAGTTCATGGACCAAACCAACCCATTGGCAGAGATGACTCACAAACGTCGTATGTCTGCTCTCGGACCTGGTGGTCTTTCACGTGAACGTGCAGGTTTCGAGGTTCGAGACGTTCACTTTACTCACTATGGTCGTCTTTGTCCGATTGAAACTCCGGAGGGGCCGAACATCGGTTTGATTTCGTCTCTTTGTGTTTATGCGAAGATTAACGAGTTGGGCTTTATCGAAACTCCGTACCGTACTGTAACTGAAGGTAAAGTTGATGTTTCTGAAGAAGGTATCGTTTACCTGACTGCCGAAGAGGAAGAAGGTCAAATTATCGCGCAAGGTAATGCTCCGTTGGATGATAACGGAAAATTTATCAATAACCGCGTAAAAGCTCGTCAGGAAGGAGACTTCCCGGTTGTTGAGCCAAGTGAAGTTCAACTGATGGACGTTTCTCCAACTCAGATTGCTTCGATTGCGGCATCTTTGATTCCGTTCCTTGAGCACGATGACGCGAACCGTGCATTGATGGGATCGAACATGATGCGCCAGGCAGTACCTCTTCTTCGTGCTGAGGCTCCGATTGTCGGAACCGGCATCGAAGGTCAGATCATTCAAGACTCAAGAACTCAGCTTATGGCTGAACGTCCGGGGGTGATCGAGTTTGTAGATGCTACCTGTATCCGTATTAAATATGACAGAAGCGAAGAAGAGGAATTCCTCAGCTTTGAAACTTCTGTAAAAGAATATAACATTCCGAAGTTCAGAAAAACCAACCAAAGTACCACTATTGACCTTCGTCCGATTTGTAAAGCTGGTCAGCGTGTGACTACCGGTCAGATTCTGACAGAAGGTTATTCAACCCAAAATGGTGAATTGGCTATCGGTAAGAACCTGAAAGTGGCGTTCATGCCTTGGAAAGGTTACAACTTCGAGGATGCGATCGTGTTGAACGAACGTATTGTTCGTGAAGATGTCTTTACTTCCGTTCACGTTGATGAGTATTCTCTTGAAGTACGCGAAACAAAACGCGGTATGGAAGAGCTTACTTCAGACATTCCTAACGTAAGTGAAGAGGCTACTAAAGACCTGGATGAAAGAGGTATCGTGCGTGTTGGTGCAATGATCAAGCCAGGCGACATCATGATCGGTAAGATTACTCCAAAAGGAGAATCAGATCCTTCTCCGGAAGAAAAACTTCTTCGTGCAATCTTCGGTGACAAAGCCGGTGATGTAAAAGATGCTTCATTGAAAGCAACTCCATCTCTTAATGGTGTTGTTATCGGTACAAACCTATTCTCACGTGCTGTGAAGAAACGCAAATCACGCTTAAGTGACAAAGCTCTTCTTCCAAAGCTCGATGAAGAATACGAAGAAAAACTGAACGAACTGAAAGAGGTTTTGGTTGAAAAACTTTTAGTTTTGACCAATAACAAGACTTCTCAGGGCGTGAAAGATTACTTAGGGGCAGAGGTTATTACCAAAGGGTCCAAGTTTACTCACAAAAACCTGTTTGATCTTGACTATTTCAGCATCCAGGTAAGTAAATGGACCACAGACAACACAACCAACGACCAGATCAAGACTGTTGTCATGAACTACGTACGCAAGTTCAAAGAGATTGATGCGGAATTGAAACGTAAGAAGTTTGACATCACCATTGGAGATGAACTTCCATCAGGTATTATTCAGTTGGCGAAAGTTTACATTGCTAAAAAACGTAAGATCTGTGTAGGTGATAAAATGGCAGGTCGTCACGGTAATAAAGGTATCGTTTCGAAAATCGTACGTCAGGAGGATATGCCATTCCTCGAAGATGGTACGCCTGTTGATATCGTGTTGAACCCTCTGGGTGTACCTTCACGTATGAACCTTGGTCAGATCTTTGAAACTGTTCTTGGATGGGCAGGTCAGAAACTGGGAGAGAAATTTGCAACTCCTATTTTCGATGGTGCTCACCTGGAAGACCTGAATGACTGGACAGACAAAGCAGGTGTTCCTCGTTATGGTAAAACTTACCTGCACGATGGTGGTACTGGTGAGCGTTTCGACCAGCCAGCAACAGTAGGTATCATTTACATGCTGAAACTGGGTCACATGGTTGAAGATAAAATGCACGCCCGTTCTATCGGACCATACTCTCTTATTACGCAACAGCCTCTTGGAGGTAAGGCTCAATTCGGGGGCCAGCGTTTCGGAGAGATGGAGGTTTGGGCACTCGAAGCTTTCGGTGCTGCTCACATCCTGCAGGAAATCCTTACCATCAAATCAGACGACGTTATCGGTCGCTCGAAAGCTTACGAAGCTATCGTTAAAGGTGATCAACTCCCAACACCGGGAATTCCTGAATCACTTAACGTATTGCTCCACGAGCTGAAAGGTCTTGGACTTAGCGTTTCTCTTGATTAA